The nucleotide sequence AACGGCGTTCGCCCAGCGCGCGTCGCCCAGCACCTCGGGCTCCGAGTCGGCCCACGCCAGCAGTCTGCGGGCCGCTCTGTCGCCCTCCCGCCCCGACCGCTCGAGGACGAGCCGGACGGCGCCGGCGACGCCCTCGCGGACGACGGCGGGCGCACCCGCCGCGTGGAGCTCGGTCGCGACGCGGGCGATGCCGTCGACGGCCTGCTCGGTGTCGAAGAGCAGCGAGTGGAGGCGCTGGGCGGTCTCGCCGGTCGGGCCGGACCCGGGCTGGGCGAGGAGGCCGTCGGCGATGAGGGCGGCCTCGTGGGAGCGGGCGCGGCGGCGTCTCAGGCGGGCGAGCTCCCGCGATCCTGCGCCCCGGCCGCTGGTCGCGTGCTCGCCCGAGGAGGCGCCCAGAACGTCGACCGCGGACTCGAGCACGCGCGTCTGCCAGGCGAGGAATGCCCGCCGCGTCCGCATGAGCGACCGGTAGGCGTCGGGGTGGAAGACGGCGCTCCGCACGACGATCGTCGCGGCGAGCGACACCGCGAAGATCAGCGCGAGCGCCGGGAACGACGCCAGCGGCAGCGGCAGCAGCAGCCCGCACAGGTAGGCCGCGAACAGCCCCGCGCCGAAGTCGCCGGCCAAGACGCCGAACTTCGACGCGTAGAACTGCACGAACAGCAGCAGGACGATGAGCACGAGCTCGAGCACCCGGAACTCGCGGAGCGCGATGCTGCAGAACAGCGCGACCGCGAACGGCACGTAGAGCGCGGCGCAGCGCGCGGCGACGCGCGACGTCTTGACGTCCACGACGACGAAGCAGCTGAGGAAGGCCGGCAGGGCGCCGAGCATGATCCCGACGATCGCGGGCAGCCCGAACAGCAGCGACACCGCGAAGCCGGCGGCCATCGAGGCGGGCAGGCAGAGCAGCACGCGCCCCGCGGCGTCGAGCTTGACGAGGCCGATGTCGTGCATGAGCACGCGATCCCAGAGGGACACCCCGTGCGTCGCGGGCGACCGATCCGACCGATGGGCTCGTGGTCGCCTGGGCATCAGGTGTCGTCCTTCCTCTACCCACCCATACTACCCGGTTCGGCTCGGCTCGGTCCCAGCGCCTCCACAGCGGGTCGCAGGATCGCGAAGGACGCCCTACGACACCTCCACGGCCTCGTACGCCCGCCACATCGCCGCGTAGTGCCCGTCGAGCTCGAGCAGCTCGTCGTGGCTGCCGACCTCGGCGAGACGGCCGCCGGCCAGCACCCCGATGCGGTCGGCGGCTCGCGCCGTCTGCAGCCGGTGCGCGATCACCACCGTGGTGCGCCCGGTCGCGACGGTCTGCATGGCCGCCGTCACGCGCGCCTCGGTGAGCAGGTCGAGGTTCGAGGTGGCCTCGTCGAGCAGCAGGATCGCCGGGTCGACGAGCTCGGCCCGTGCCAGCGCGATCAGCTGCCTATGCCCCGCCGACAGCGACCGGCCCCGCTCGGAGAGCACGTGGTGGTACCCGCCGGGCAGCTCGGTGACGAACTCGTGGGCGCCCACCGCTCGGGCGGCGGCCTCGACCTCGGCATCCGACGCGTTCGGCCGGCCGTAGGCGATGTTGTCGCGCACCGTGCCGGTGAACAGGAACGCCTCCTGCGGCACATACCCCAGCTGTCGCCGGAACCCCACGAGGTCGAGCGACCGCAGGTCCATGCCGTCGACGAGCACGCCGCCGGCGTCGGGGTCGTAGAAGCGCGCGATGAGCTTCATCACGGTCGACTTGCCGGCGCCGGTCTCGCCCACCAGCGCGACGGTCTCGCCGGGGGCGATGTCGAGCGCGATGTCCTTCAGCGCCTCGGGGGCCTTGGGCGCAGGAGCCGGGGCGAGACTGAGCGACCGACGGTCGTTCGGGCCCCGACGCTCGCCCGCCCCGGGTCGCGGCGACACCGTCGGGTACGAGAAGCGCACGCCCCGGAGGGTGATCGCGCCCGACAGGCGGGGCGGGGTCGTGGGCTCCTGCGCCTCGGGGGTGAGGGTCTCGAGCTTCATGAGGTCGGAGATGCGCGACACCGACACTCTGGTCTGCTGCCACGAGTCGAAGACCTGCGAGAGCTGCTGGATCGGCGAGAAGAACATGTCGATGTAGAGCAGGAACGCGATGAGGGCGCCACTCGTGAGGTGGCCGTGCGCGATGAGGGTGGCGCCGACCCCGAGGACGATGACGTCGGCGATCCCCGAGAGGAACTGGACGAACGGGAAGTACGTCGCCACGAGGCGCTGCGCCGCGATCCTGCTCTGGAGGTAGCGGCGGCCGAGCCCGTGGAAGTGCTCCGTCGTGGCCCGCTCGTGCGTGAAGGCCTGCGACTCGCGGACGCCCGAGAGGCTCTCCTGGAAGTCGGCGTTGACGATCGCGATGCGTTCGCGCGCCTCGTCGTACAGGCGCGACGACCGGTTGCGGAACAGCACGGTGGCCGCCGCGAGCGGCACGACGACGATGAGCACGAGGCCGCCGAGCTCGGGGTTGATGAGCACGAGGGCGACGCCGACGCCGACGAAGGTCACGATCGACACGAGCGCCGAGAGCAGGCCGTTCTCGATCAGCGACTCGAACTGGTCGACGTCGGTGGTCATGCGGGTCATGATCCGGCCGGCCATCTCGCGCTCGTAGAAGTCGAGGGAGAGCCGCTGGAGCTGCGCGAAGATCCGCACCCGCAGGTTCAGCATGATCCGCTGCGCCACGCGCCCGGTGACGAACGTCTCGGCCATGCCGTCGGCGAGGTCGGCGAGCGTGACGACCAGGAACAGGCCGGCCGCGGCGAACAGCACCACCTCGGAGCCCTGCTGCACGCCGCCGTCGATGCCGGTCTTCACCAGGTACGGGCCGACGAGGCCCGCCACCGCGTCGATCACGACGAAGAGGAGCGAGAGCAGGAGCGGCTTCCGGAACTGCCGCAGCAGAGTACCGAGCGAGAAGTCGCGCTCCTGCACCGACTCGGCGTCGACGTCGACGCGGGGGACGTCCTTGATCGGGCCGAGGGCCGCCACGCGGGCCAGGAGCTCGGGGGTCGCCGCGAACATCGCAGCCATGCCCTTGCCGCCGCCTCCTCGGCCTCCGCCCCCGAGGCCCATGCCGAGGCCGCCGCCCGGGCCGGCCGCTCCGCCGGTCGCGCGCGCCGCCGACGGATCGTCGCCCCACGCGCTCGCGGTCGTGCCGCCCGCCCCGTCGCGAGCGGACGCCGCGGCCAGACGGCTCAGCGCGTCGATGTCCCCGGAGGCGGCCGCGGCCGCCGTGTCGTCGGTCTCGTCCTCGTCCAGGCCGGTGATGAGCGCTCGGTAGACAGCGCTCGACTCCGCGAGCTCGTCGTGGGTGCCCTCGTCGACGACGCGGCCGTGGTCGAGCACGACGATGCGGTCGGCCAGGTGCAGGGTCGACTCGCGGTGCGCGATGAGCAGGACCGTGCGGTTCCGGAGCTCGTCGCGGAGGGCGTCGTGGATCGACTGCTCGGTCGACGCGTCGATGGCGCTCGTGGCGTCGTCGAGCACCAGGATGCGCGGGTCGGCCAGGATCGCCCGCGCGAGCGCCAGCCGCTGCCGCTGGCCGCCCGAGAGGCTGAGGCCGCGCTCGCCGACGACCGTGTCGAAGCCCTTCGGCAGCGCGTCGATGAACGCGGTCGCGTGGGCGACCTCGGCGGCGTGACGGATCTCCTCCTGCGTCGCCGACGGACGGCCGTAGGCGATGTTCGCCCCGACGGTGTCGGAGAACAGGAAGCTGTCTTCGAAGACCATGCCGATCGACGAGCGGAGCGACGGCAGCGTCACGTCGCGGAGGTCGTGGCCGTCGAGCGTCACGCGGCCGCCCGTCGGGTCGTAGAAGCGCGCCACGAGCGACGCGACGGTCGACTTGCCGCTGCCGGAGGGCCCGACGAGGGCCACCCGCTCGCCCGCGGAGATGCGGAGGTCGAGCCCGTCGAGCGCGAGATGCGTCGGCGCGGCGTCCTCGTCGGCTTCTCCGGAATCGGCGGCGTCGGCCACCGGGTCGTAGCCGAACGACACGCGGTCGAAGACGATTTCTCCGGAGATGTCGACCAGGTCGACGGCGTCCGGCGCCGACTGGATGGCGGGCTCGCGGTCGATGAGCTGGAAGATGCGCTCGATTCCGACCTGGGCCTGCTGGCCGATCGTGAGCACGCCGGCGAGCTGGCGCGCGGGCGCCATGAGCGACGCGATGTAGCTCGTGAAGGCGAGGAAGGTGCCGATGGAGATCTGACCGTGGAGCGCCAGCCAGCCGCCGAGCGCGAGGATCGCCACCTGCCCGAGCGTCGGGATCGACTCGAGCAGCGGCTGGAACCTCGACTGGATCCGCACCGATCGCATCTGCGAGCCGTAGAGTCCCGTCGCGACCGACGCCATGTGCTCGACCTCGCGGCGCTCGCGGCCGAACGCCTTGACGACGCGCACGCCGTTGACGTCCTCGTCGACGATCTGCGCTACCTCGCCCTCGCGCTGCTGGGCGTCCCAGGTCGCCGGCATGATCTTCGCGCGCATCCGGTACGCGGTCACCACGAGCACCGGCACCATGACGAGCGAGATGATCGCGAGCAGCGGCGACAGCGTGAACATGACCACCACCGACAGGATCATGAGGATCACGTTGCCGCTCATGATCGGCAGCATGTTGAGCAGCCCCTGCACGAGCGTGGAGTCGGAGTTGGCGCGGCTGACCAGCTGGCCGGTGGGCATCCGGTCGAGCGACGCGAAGTCCATCTTCTGCAGGTGGTCGTGCATGTCGTTGCGCAGGTCGTTCTGCACCTCGAGGGCCACCCGGCCGCCGCGGTAGCGCCGTAGGTAGGTGAAGCAGAAGGTGGCCAGGGCCAGCGCCACGAGCAGGACGAGCCAGGGCATCAACGGGCTCGTCTTCTCGACGATGACGCCGTCGACGATCTGTCGGGCGACGAGGGGCACGGCCACCTGGCACAGGCTGCCGGCGAGGGCTGCCCCGAGCGAGATGAAGACGCTGCGGCGGTGGCGCAGCATGTAGCGCCAGAGCCGCCGGATCCACCCCTCGGCCTGGTCGGGCGTCGTCGTCGTGCGCGCCCGGCGAGAGACGCGGCTCACGCCTGCGCCTCCTTCGCGCGACGCTCGGCCACGGCTTCCTCGA is from Frondihabitans australicus and encodes:
- a CDS encoding ABC transporter ATP-binding protein, which gives rise to MSRVSRRARTTTTPDQAEGWIRRLWRYMLRHRRSVFISLGAALAGSLCQVAVPLVARQIVDGVIVEKTSPLMPWLVLLVALALATFCFTYLRRYRGGRVALEVQNDLRNDMHDHLQKMDFASLDRMPTGQLVSRANSDSTLVQGLLNMLPIMSGNVILMILSVVVMFTLSPLLAIISLVMVPVLVVTAYRMRAKIMPATWDAQQREGEVAQIVDEDVNGVRVVKAFGRERREVEHMASVATGLYGSQMRSVRIQSRFQPLLESIPTLGQVAILALGGWLALHGQISIGTFLAFTSYIASLMAPARQLAGVLTIGQQAQVGIERIFQLIDREPAIQSAPDAVDLVDISGEIVFDRVSFGYDPVADAADSGEADEDAAPTHLALDGLDLRISAGERVALVGPSGSGKSTVASLVARFYDPTGGRVTLDGHDLRDVTLPSLRSSIGMVFEDSFLFSDTVGANIAYGRPSATQEEIRHAAEVAHATAFIDALPKGFDTVVGERGLSLSGGQRQRLALARAILADPRILVLDDATSAIDASTEQSIHDALRDELRNRTVLLIAHRESTLHLADRIVVLDHGRVVDEGTHDELAESSAVYRALITGLDEDETDDTAAAAASGDIDALSRLAAASARDGAGGTTASAWGDDPSAARATGGAAGPGGGLGMGLGGGGRGGGGKGMAAMFAATPELLARVAALGPIKDVPRVDVDAESVQERDFSLGTLLRQFRKPLLLSLLFVVIDAVAGLVGPYLVKTGIDGGVQQGSEVVLFAAAGLFLVVTLADLADGMAETFVTGRVAQRIMLNLRVRIFAQLQRLSLDFYEREMAGRIMTRMTTDVDQFESLIENGLLSALVSIVTFVGVGVALVLINPELGGLVLIVVVPLAAATVLFRNRSSRLYDEARERIAIVNADFQESLSGVRESQAFTHERATTEHFHGLGRRYLQSRIAAQRLVATYFPFVQFLSGIADVIVLGVGATLIAHGHLTSGALIAFLLYIDMFFSPIQQLSQVFDSWQQTRVSVSRISDLMKLETLTPEAQEPTTPPRLSGAITLRGVRFSYPTVSPRPGAGERRGPNDRRSLSLAPAPAPKAPEALKDIALDIAPGETVALVGETGAGKSTVMKLIARFYDPDAGGVLVDGMDLRSLDLVGFRRQLGYVPQEAFLFTGTVRDNIAYGRPNASDAEVEAAARAVGAHEFVTELPGGYHHVLSERGRSLSAGHRQLIALARAELVDPAILLLDEATSNLDLLTEARVTAAMQTVATGRTTVVIAHRLQTARAADRIGVLAGGRLAEVGSHDELLELDGHYAAMWRAYEAVEVS